AAAAGTCAGCGGATCGCCAAAAGCATCCAGATAATCATCCTGAAGCTGGAAGGCTATTCCCAAATTCAGTCCGAAATCATAAATCAAATCGGCATTCTCCGTTGTGGTTTCGGCTACAATTGCCCCCATTTTCATGGCAGCCCCAACCAGAACCGCGGTTTTATACTCGATCATTTTCAGGTACTGCGGAATGGTTACATCGTCACGCTGTTCAAAATCCACATCCCATTGCTGTCCTTCACAAACTTCCAGCGCTGTTTTACTAAACAGTTTTGCCAAAGCTAAAAAGATCGCAGGTTCATAATTCTCAAAATACTGGTAGGCCAATATCAGCATCGCATCACCCGACAGGATTCCGGTATTCACATCCCATTTTTCATGAACCGTTTCATTCCCGCGGCGCAAAGGCGCATCATCCATAATATCGTCATGAATCAGCGAAAAGTTATGAAACAACTCAACCGCTGTGGCTGCAGCAACTGCTTTTTCAGCATCGGCGTTAAAAACTTCTGCCGCCATTAATGTCAGAACCGGACGCATCCGTTTTCCTCCTAAGGACAAAATATAAGCAATGGGATCGTATAAATTTTTAGGTTCTTTCTCTAAAGAAATTGTAGAAAAGTATTCCGAAATAAGCGTCTGATAATAACTTACTGAATGCATGGATGATATTTTCGGCTAAAATAGTTCAAATATCAGCGCAATCAAAGCCAAAAAAAATGTTAAATAATCGTAAAAACTTTGGAAACTTTTTTAGTATTAAAAGTTTCCGTTATACATTTGC
This region of Flavobacterium inviolabile genomic DNA includes:
- a CDS encoding polyprenyl synthetase family protein; translated protein: MHSVSYYQTLISEYFSTISLEKEPKNLYDPIAYILSLGGKRMRPVLTLMAAEVFNADAEKAVAAATAVELFHNFSLIHDDIMDDAPLRRGNETVHEKWDVNTGILSGDAMLILAYQYFENYEPAIFLALAKLFSKTALEVCEGQQWDVDFEQRDDVTIPQYLKMIEYKTAVLVGAAMKMGAIVAETTTENADLIYDFGLNLGIAFQLQDDYLDAFGDPLTFGKQVGGDIIENKKTYLYLKALAFANPEAKAQLLHLFSIQPTDNKEKIDSVKRIFEETGASQATQKAIEEYTLKAFETLDKMNIEADKKEELKTFGENLMKRKV